A region from the Flavobacteriales bacterium genome encodes:
- the gldF gene encoding gliding motility-associated ABC transporter permease subunit GldF has translation MRALIIKEVRGFAASLIGAITITVFLLLNGLFLWVFPQNVLELGYAELTPLFTLAPWVFLFLLPAVTMRSFSEERRTGTIELLLTKPLTEMQVVLGKYAAALALLVLALLPTLIYYWSIGQLAMPKGNVDSGAVWGSYIGLLMLGGCFAAIGLFASSITDNQIIAFLLAVFLCFFLFTGFDFLASYQAVGALEGPLKALGIQEHYVSMSRGVIDLRDMVYFGGVIGIFLLLTRTALQSRTW, from the coding sequence ATGCGCGCGCTCATCATCAAGGAAGTCAGGGGCTTTGCTGCCTCGCTCATCGGCGCCATCACCATCACGGTCTTCCTGCTGCTCAACGGGCTCTTCTTGTGGGTGTTCCCGCAGAACGTTCTTGAACTGGGCTATGCCGAACTGACGCCGCTCTTCACCCTTGCACCGTGGGTGTTCCTTTTCCTTCTTCCTGCGGTCACCATGCGCAGTTTCAGTGAAGAGCGCCGCACGGGCACCATTGAACTGCTGCTCACCAAACCGCTGACGGAAATGCAGGTGGTGTTGGGCAAGTACGCTGCAGCGCTGGCGTTGCTCGTGCTCGCGTTGCTGCCAACCCTCATCTATTACTGGAGCATCGGGCAATTGGCCATGCCGAAGGGCAACGTGGACAGCGGTGCTGTCTGGGGCAGTTACATAGGTCTGCTTATGCTGGGCGGCTGTTTCGCGGCCATCGGATTGTTCGCGAGCAGCATCACCGACAACCAGATCATCGCCTTCCTGCTTGCGGTTTTCCTGTGCTTCTTCCTCTTCACAGGCTTCGACTTCCTGGCGAGCTACCAGGCCGTGGGCGCGTTGGAAGGTCCGTTGAAGGCGCTCGGTATCCAGGAGCATTACGTGAGCATGAGCCGCGGGGTCATCGACCTGCGCGATATGGTGTATTTCGGCGGTGTCATCGGCATCTTCTTATTGCTCACGCGCACGGCGCTGCAAAGCCGCACTTGGTGA
- the gldG gene encoding gliding motility-associated ABC transporter substrate-binding protein GldG: MVTTATPAQRNRNRSRDLVALLLGIGIVVLLNVAASFVSWRADLTSEKRYTLTPATEELMGNLPDKMFLRVYLAGELPADLRHLSKSTRELLDEMRVLSDGLLEYEFTDPSASPDEKTRMEVYADLTKQGLIYSSLHTEEKGGRSERIIFPGALLTYRGKTVPVQLLKTQYSVADPEMVNRSINNLEYELASVINQVTSTFKPRIAFTEGHGELDELQVKDVQNAIAEQYNVQVSRVRIDSQLTSLSERLEGAAYRSNKYDLLVVAKPDSAFTPKELYLLDQFIMNGGKVFWLVDAMDPHLDSLRRNQFSLATPLHLGLSDLFFAYGVRLNEDLLLDKSCALISIPTTPYGDQRQMEALPFFYEPVITPRTGHPIVKNIDPLHMRFVGSLDTVGTDSIEKTILLTTSPYTWLLRNPARVALNRPDNPPPFEKTTTPSLPVAVLLEGPFTSAFKDRVTDAFKANSGMQYREHGRTTSMLVVSDGDVIANRVDRAKGMYYMLGYDPTARSKIFGNREFIINAVNYLLNDESLISIRNRSVALRQLDPARAVSERNFWRSLNVALPIVLSLALAGGLHILRRRRFARA, translated from the coding sequence ATGGTTACCACCGCGACACCCGCCCAACGCAACCGCAATCGCTCGCGCGACCTGGTGGCGTTGTTGCTGGGCATCGGCATCGTTGTGCTGCTGAACGTGGCCGCATCATTCGTCAGCTGGCGCGCCGACCTCACCAGCGAGAAACGCTACACCCTGACCCCGGCCACCGAAGAACTGATGGGCAACCTGCCGGACAAGATGTTCCTGCGGGTGTACCTGGCCGGTGAACTGCCCGCGGACCTGCGACACCTGAGCAAGAGCACGCGCGAGCTGCTGGACGAGATGCGCGTGCTGAGCGACGGCCTGCTCGAATACGAATTCACCGATCCCAGCGCCAGCCCCGACGAGAAGACGCGCATGGAAGTGTACGCGGATCTCACCAAGCAGGGGCTCATCTACAGCAGCCTTCACACCGAGGAGAAAGGCGGGCGTTCGGAACGCATCATCTTCCCGGGAGCGTTGCTCACCTACCGCGGGAAGACCGTGCCCGTGCAATTGCTGAAGACCCAATACAGTGTGGCCGACCCGGAGATGGTGAACCGCTCCATCAACAACCTTGAATACGAGCTCGCGAGCGTCATCAACCAGGTCACCAGCACGTTCAAGCCACGCATTGCTTTCACCGAAGGGCACGGCGAATTGGACGAACTGCAAGTGAAGGACGTGCAGAACGCCATCGCCGAACAATACAATGTGCAGGTCTCGCGCGTGCGGATCGACAGCCAGTTGACCAGCCTGAGCGAACGCTTGGAGGGCGCAGCCTACCGGAGCAACAAGTACGACCTGTTGGTGGTAGCGAAACCCGACAGTGCCTTCACGCCGAAGGAGCTCTACCTGCTCGACCAGTTCATCATGAACGGCGGCAAGGTGTTCTGGTTGGTTGATGCCATGGACCCGCATTTGGACAGCCTGCGACGCAACCAGTTCAGCTTGGCCACGCCGTTGCATCTCGGCCTGTCAGACCTCTTCTTCGCCTATGGTGTGCGACTGAACGAGGACCTTTTGCTGGACAAGTCGTGCGCGCTTATCTCCATTCCAACAACGCCATACGGCGACCAACGCCAGATGGAAGCGCTGCCGTTCTTCTATGAGCCTGTGATCACACCACGCACGGGCCACCCGATCGTCAAGAACATCGACCCGTTGCACATGCGTTTTGTCGGCAGCCTTGACACGGTGGGGACGGACAGCATCGAGAAGACGATCCTGCTCACCACGTCGCCATACACCTGGCTGTTGCGGAACCCGGCTCGCGTGGCCCTCAACCGGCCGGACAATCCTCCTCCGTTCGAGAAGACCACAACGCCGAGCTTGCCAGTGGCCGTTCTGTTGGAGGGTCCCTTCACCAGCGCGTTCAAGGACCGTGTCACGGACGCGTTCAAGGCCAACTCGGGCATGCAGTACCGCGAGCATGGCCGTACCACGAGCATGCTGGTGGTGAGCGACGGTGATGTGATCGCCAACCGTGTGGACCGCGCCAAAGGGATGTACTACATGCTCGGCTACGACCCCACGGCTCGCAGCAAGATCTTCGGCAACCGCGAGTTCATCATCAACGCAGTGAATTACCTGCTGAACGACGAAAGCCTCATCAGCATACGCAACCGCAGTGTAGCGCTGCGCCAGTTGGACCCGGCGCGCGCCGTTAGCGAGCGGAATTTCTGGCGGTCGTTGAACGTCGCTCTGCCCATCGTCCTTTCGCTGGCCTTGGCCGGGGGGCTCCACATCCTGCGCCGCCGCCGCTTCGCACGCGCCTGA